A genomic window from Pseudonocardia broussonetiae includes:
- the ftsW gene encoding putative lipid II flippase FtsW, which yields MSTRTPRTPAARPGAVRQAVGRTGTALGQWLARPLTSLHLVLGVFGLLTLFGLVMVLSASSVESLVSDGSSYDVFYRQLLFCVPGVALFWLGLRISPRRLRALAPAALVIGVVALVAVLLFGTERSGSKAWIAVGSSFTIQPSEAVKVALTLWGAHVLVARRAVMHRWKYALSPVVPVALLLCLLLVLQPDLGMTITLGVVLVSLLFFAGAPLRLMGALLAGAAGGALVLGIAAPYRLARITSFLDSSDTQAAGFQARQALYSLADGGLFGVGLGQGRAKWSYLPNAHNDFIFAIIGEELGFVGAFSVLALFATLAYTGFRIASRTTDPWLRIVVATSTTWLVAQAAINIGYVVGLLPVTGLQLPLISSGGTSLVVTMFVFGVLANAARHEPEAVAVLRRSGQGRVARMLLLPPPEPYRAPVTRASARVR from the coding sequence GTGAGCACCCGCACCCCCCGCACGCCGGCCGCACGGCCGGGCGCGGTCCGCCAGGCCGTCGGCCGGACCGGCACCGCGCTGGGCCAGTGGCTCGCGCGCCCGCTGACCTCGCTGCACCTCGTGCTCGGCGTCTTCGGCCTGCTCACGCTGTTCGGGCTGGTCATGGTGCTGTCGGCGTCGTCGGTGGAGTCGCTGGTCAGCGACGGGTCGTCCTACGACGTCTTCTACCGCCAGCTGCTGTTCTGCGTCCCGGGCGTCGCGCTGTTCTGGCTGGGCCTGCGGATCTCCCCACGCCGGCTGCGCGCGCTGGCGCCCGCGGCCCTCGTGATCGGGGTCGTCGCGCTCGTCGCGGTGCTGCTGTTCGGCACCGAGCGCAGCGGCTCGAAGGCGTGGATCGCGGTCGGCAGCTCCTTCACGATCCAGCCGTCGGAGGCCGTCAAGGTGGCGCTGACGCTGTGGGGGGCGCACGTCCTCGTCGCCCGCCGCGCCGTCATGCACCGCTGGAAGTACGCGCTCTCGCCGGTCGTGCCGGTGGCGCTGCTGCTGTGCCTGCTGCTCGTGCTGCAGCCCGACCTCGGCATGACGATCACGCTCGGCGTCGTGCTCGTCTCCCTGCTGTTCTTCGCGGGCGCCCCGCTGCGCCTGATGGGGGCGCTGCTCGCCGGCGCCGCGGGCGGCGCGCTCGTCCTGGGCATCGCCGCGCCCTACCGGCTGGCCCGGATCACCTCGTTCCTCGACAGCAGCGACACCCAGGCCGCGGGCTTCCAGGCCCGGCAGGCCCTGTACTCGCTCGCCGACGGCGGGCTGTTCGGCGTCGGGCTGGGCCAGGGGCGCGCCAAGTGGAGCTACCTGCCCAACGCCCACAACGACTTCATCTTCGCGATCATCGGCGAGGAGCTGGGGTTCGTCGGGGCGTTCTCGGTGCTCGCGCTGTTCGCCACGTTGGCCTACACCGGGTTCCGGATCGCCTCGCGCACCACCGACCCGTGGCTGCGCATCGTCGTCGCGACGTCGACGACCTGGCTGGTCGCCCAGGCCGCCATCAACATCGGTTACGTCGTGGGGCTGCTGCCGGTGACCGGGCTGCAGCTCCCGCTGATCTCGTCCGGAGGCACCTCGCTCGTGGTCACCATGTTCGTGTTCGGCGTCCTCGCCAACGCCGCCCGGCACGAGCCGGAGGCGGTCGCCGTCCTCCGCCGCTCGGGCCAGGGCCGCGTGGCCCGCATGCTGCTGCTCCCGCCGCCGGAGCCCTACCGGGCGCCGGTCACCCGCGCGTCGGCCAGGGTCCGATGA
- the murG gene encoding undecaprenyldiphospho-muramoylpentapeptide beta-N-acetylglucosaminyltransferase, with the protein MRALSVVVAGGGSAGHIEPALALADAVRRLHPDARVTALGTERGLDTTLVPARGYPLELIPPVPLPRRPSADLLKLPGRVRGAVKRVRQVLAEVDADVVVGFGGYVALPAYLGARGRVPIVVHEANARAGLANKVGARFAARVVAAVPGSGLPGAQVLGIPLRRAVTQLDRAGLRAEARRKYGLPADGPVLLVFGGSQGARTLNTAVAAALPGLLDARVSVLHAHGRGGTAAPPAPGYVPLPYIDDMHLAYAAADAVLGRAGAMTVAEVSAVGLPAVYVPLPHGNGEQALNAGPVVAAGGGILVPDDELTGDRVLTELLPLLTDPARLAAMGAAARASGHADADERLARVVLEVARA; encoded by the coding sequence ATGAGAGCGCTGTCGGTCGTCGTCGCGGGCGGGGGGAGCGCCGGGCACATCGAGCCCGCCCTCGCCCTCGCCGACGCCGTGCGACGGCTGCACCCCGACGCGCGGGTCACGGCACTGGGCACCGAGCGGGGCCTGGACACCACGCTCGTGCCGGCCCGCGGCTACCCGCTGGAGCTGATCCCGCCGGTCCCGCTCCCGCGCAGGCCCAGTGCCGACCTGCTCAAGCTGCCCGGCCGCGTCCGGGGTGCGGTGAAGCGGGTGCGGCAGGTGCTGGCCGAGGTCGACGCCGATGTCGTGGTCGGCTTCGGCGGCTACGTCGCCCTGCCCGCCTACCTCGGCGCCCGCGGGCGCGTCCCGATCGTCGTGCACGAGGCGAACGCCCGCGCCGGGCTGGCCAACAAGGTCGGCGCGCGGTTCGCGGCGCGGGTGGTCGCGGCCGTCCCGGGGTCGGGGCTGCCCGGCGCGCAGGTGCTCGGGATCCCGCTGCGCCGCGCCGTCACCCAGCTCGACCGCGCGGGCCTGCGCGCCGAGGCCCGCCGGAAGTACGGCCTGCCCGCCGACGGCCCGGTGCTGCTCGTCTTCGGCGGCAGCCAGGGCGCGCGGACGCTCAACACGGCCGTCGCCGCGGCCCTGCCCGGCCTGCTCGACGCCCGGGTGTCGGTCCTGCACGCCCACGGCCGCGGCGGCACCGCGGCCCCGCCCGCACCCGGGTACGTCCCGCTGCCCTACATCGACGACATGCACCTGGCCTACGCCGCCGCCGACGCCGTCCTCGGGCGCGCCGGGGCGATGACCGTGGCCGAGGTGTCGGCCGTCGGCCTGCCGGCGGTCTACGTGCCGCTCCCGCACGGCAACGGCGAGCAGGCGCTCAACGCCGGCCCGGTCGTCGCGGCCGGGGGCGGGATCCTCGTGCCCGACGACGAGCTCACCGGCGACCGCGTCCTCACCGAGCTGCTGCCGCTGCTCACCGACCCCGCCCGGCTGGCCGCGATGGGGGCGGCGGCGCGCGCGTCCGGCCACGCCGACGCCGACGAGCGGCTCGCCCGGGTCGTCCTGGAGGTGGCGCGGGCATGA